The following nucleotide sequence is from Deltaproteobacteria bacterium.
AACGAGGTGGAGGCGGATCAAAAAGGGACTACGTACATGATGGGTGCGGGGTACGATCCGCGGGCCATGGTGATATTTCTCAAAAAGATCTATCGTTGGCAGAGGTATGTCTCACCCAACATCCCTACCTACCTCTCCACCCATCCTGGGGTTGATTTCCGGATCACCTACCTTTCGGACATCTTCTTGAGTGCCCCTAAACCCCCTTCACCACACCCAGCAGCAGCCGGGGATCTAAAGAAGATCCAAATAAGGCTTTTTATAAAAGAGAGGGGTGCGGTGGCAGGCATCGACCGTTTCTCCTCCCTGCTGCGGGAAAGACCTGGGGATGTAAACACGCTCTACGGTCTGGGCGTCTCATATGTCATGGCAGGGAGGGCAAAAGAAGCCATCCCCATCTTGGTTGCGGCACTGAAGGCCTCACCGAAGAATGGATACATCATGCGAGAACTGGGCATTGCCTATTTCCAGGCGAAAGAGGTCGGCAGGGCCCTGCAGACCTTGCAGTCGACCCTGAATTCCTTTCCCCACGATACTACCATCCTCTATTACTTGGCCCAAGGGCATCAGGAGGAAGGCAGATGGGACCAGTCCCTCTCCCTCTACCGCCGGGTGCTGGAGTTAGATCCTCAGAAGGTGGAGATCTATCACAACCTAGGCGTGATATACAGCATGAAGGGGCTCCTTGGTCCGGCGCATAAAAACTTTGGCCTTTATTTTAAAGAGAAGGGGGAAAGGGAGACCGCGCTCTTCCACTTCCGCAAGGCCTGGAGATACTATCAGGATGAGGATGAGAAGAGACAACTGGAGGATCTGATAAGGGAGTGTGAGAGGTGATAGGAGGTTGACATATTACTCTTGCCTGTCATAGCATAGGAGACTCACAAAGAAATGGTGAAGGAAGAGGTGTTCAATGAGGATCAGAAATCCCAATCTACAGGTGATCATAGAGTCACACATAAAAGAGTGGTTCATTAAAGAGAAGGATAAGCTGGAGCGGAAGAAGAAGATAAGGCCCCTCATCCTTATATCCAGACAACGGGGGGCTGGAGGGCTGTCAGTGGCCGAGCGATTGTCCAAAAAATTAGGGTGGCCCTATTATGACAAAAACATCATCAAGGAGATTGCTGATA
It contains:
- a CDS encoding M48 family metalloprotease — protein: MNCRAIPFFPFGCVSLILAFCLLVIACLPTPGMAYMSVEEEKELGDKLAQQLQQNLEVIDDPLTRGYVDKIGRRLLEEARDHRFPYHFYVIKEREPNAFAIPGGHIFVSSGLIRLVDEEDELAGVIGHEIGHSVLRHIAKAMERAKRISLATLAAIIAGAFLSQDAKGTGALATSAMAMAQSLMLKYTRENEVEADQKGTTYMMGAGYDPRAMVIFLKKIYRWQRYVSPNIPTYLSTHPGVDFRITYLSDIFLSAPKPPSPHPAAAGDLKKIQIRLFIKERGAVAGIDRFSSLLRERPGDVNTLYGLGVSYVMAGRAKEAIPILVAALKASPKNGYIMRELGIAYFQAKEVGRALQTLQSTLNSFPHDTTILYYLAQGHQEEGRWDQSLSLYRRVLELDPQKVEIYHNLGVIYSMKGLLGPAHKNFGLYFKEKGERETALFHFRKAWRYYQDEDEKRQLEDLIRECER